From Apium graveolens cultivar Ventura chromosome 9, ASM990537v1, whole genome shotgun sequence, the proteins below share one genomic window:
- the LOC141685972 gene encoding uncharacterized protein LOC141685972, translating into MIKLHLLTNGFLSTYKRWYYHGELVADLKNETTFDSQVNNVEEEYNDLASGLKDAIGSEYFDIGPTGNFDDNSSFNVSDKYNVIFESLHKPLYDNYKDYILKTVVKLINIKVLNKLTDKAFDDILKCFKDILPEADEMAWKHFYNIYLHFAIDSRSVQMGLASDGFNPFSNLSSSYNLWHVILIPYNMPPWASPNGTNYLMSLLIPGPKSPGKDYDVFLQPLIKELKKLRHGIDAYDSYGRRIFKLKAAVLGIINDFSAYAYLSGWKHRCYLSANHSWRRSKDYDGSSELRGPPRTFTCEDILKQLEEVHVRTPGKAPKNSSRKCKRGANELNWSKRSILFDLPYWSTLLLQNNLDVMHIEKNVCDNTVGTLLDIEGK; encoded by the exons ATGATTAAGTTGCACTTGCTTACTAATGGGTTTTTAAGTACTTACAAGCGCTGGTACTATCATGGGGAACTAGTAGCTGACTTAAAAAATGAAACAACTTTTGATTCTCAAGTTAACAATGTGGAAGAAGAATACAATGATTTGGCTTCAGGTCTTAAAGACGCCATTGGTAGCGAGTATTTTGATATTGGTCCAACTGGTAATTTTGATGATAATTCTTCTTTTAATGTAAGCGATAAGTATAATGTCATATTTGAATCTCTTCACAAGCCTTTGTATGATAATTATAAAGATTATATTTTAAAGACGGTGGTAAAGTTGATAAATATTAAGGTGCTTAACAAGTTAACAGATAAAGcatttgatgatattttaaaatgtTTTAAAGATATATTGCCCGAAG CTGATGAGATGGCTTGGAAGCACTTTTATAACATTTACCTTCACTTTGCTATTGATTCCAGAAGCGTACAAATGGGATTGGCATCAGATGGATTTAACCCATTTTCAAATCTATCATCATCCTATAATTTGTGGCATGTGATATTGATTCCTTACAATATGCCACCTTGGGCTTCCCCGAATGGTACAAACTACCTCATGTCGTTACTAATTCCTGGTCCGAAATCTCCCGGAAAAGATTATGATGTGTTTTTACAACCATTAATTAAAGAACTTAAAAAGTTACGGCATGGGATTGATGCATATGATTCATATGGTAGGCGTATATTTAAATTGAAAGCTGCGGTATTAGGAATAATTAATGATTTTTCTGCTTATGCGTACTTGTCTGGGTGGA AACATCGATGTTACTTGAGTGCTAATCATTCGTGGCGAAGGAGCAAAGATTATGATGGATCTAGTGAGTTGCGTGGTCCTCCAAGAACTTTTACTTGTGAAGATATTTTGAAGCAACTGGAAGAAGTTCATGTACGTACACCAGGTAAAGCACCAAAGAACTCATCTAGAAAATGTAAACGTGGAGCCAATGAATTAAACTGGAGTAAAAGAAGTATTCTTTTTGACTTGCCATATTGGTCAACACTCTTACTGCAGAATAATCTTGATGTCATGCATATAGAAAAAAATGTTTGTGATAACACTGTAGGCACACTTCTGGATATTGAGGGTAAATGA